A genome region from Danio aesculapii chromosome 2, fDanAes4.1, whole genome shotgun sequence includes the following:
- the LOC130246632 gene encoding E3 ubiquitin/ISG15 ligase TRIM25 has protein sequence MEKSSVSLPQDKFTCLMCLDLLKDPVAIPCGHSYCKSCISGYWDQDEQKGVYSCPQCRQTFTPRPALGKNLMLTELVENFRKRKLQAARPAQCYSESVDVECDVCTGRKYKAVKSCLVCLESYCQLHFDRHEEFHSRKRHKVTDATGRLQEMICPQHDRLLEMYCRTDQCCICMLCLMNEHKTHETVLPAEERAEKQKHFKETLQQRMEEGQKEREELRAAVETHKRSARAAVDNAERIFTELIHSNKRTQSEVTQLIRNQEKILVSGAEGRLERLEQEMNDLRRGNTELDQLSCTNNHIRFLQIFQSLTVPPGSTDSSSISSGPCFDDLVTVVSELKEKLQQTVKKSKQIMHRKVRYINVISTPEYKSRNEFLQYYQRLTLDSDTAYECLRLSDGNRMVTRMKKPLHYLDHPDRFDSFAQVLCKDSVSGCCYWEFERSRNGMCVSVSYKTISRKGLGSECSFGYNDQSWSLYCSDTKCLFRYNSEESKLRVVSSLSRIGVYVDHSAGTLSFYSVSDTMSLIYRVHTTFTQPLYPGFEVYSFSRVKLCDPPTLGLAVTETDK, from the exons ATGGAAAAATCCAGTGTTTCTTTGCCTCAGGATAAGTTCACATGTTTAATGTGTCTGGATCTACTGAAGGATCCAGTGGCCATTCCCTGTGGACACAGTTACTGTAAGAGCTGTATTTCAGGCTACTGGGATCAGGATGAGCAGAAGGGAGTCTACAGCTGCCCTCAGTGCAGACAGACCTTCACCCCAAGACCTGCTTTAGGTAAAAACCTCATGCTGACTGAACTGGTGGAGAATTTCAGGAAGAGAAAACTTCAAGCTGCTCGTCCTGCTCAGTGCTACTCTGAATCTGTAGATGTGGAGTGTGATGTTTGTACTGGGAGAAAATATAAAGCTGTGAAGTCCTGTCTGGTGTGTCTGGAATCTTACTGTCAGCTTCACTTTGATCGTCATGAGGAATTTCACTCTAGAAAGCGACACAAAGTGACTGATGCCACTGGACGACTGCAGGAGATGATCTGCCCTCAACATGACAGACTGCTAGAAATGTACTGCAGAACTGACCAGTGCTGTATTTGCATGCTGTGCTTGATGAATGAACACAAGACCCATGAAACTGTATTACCAGCTGAAGAGAGAGCAGAGAAACAG AAACATTTTAAAGAGACACTTCAGCAGAGAATGGAGGAGGGACAGAAGGAGCGTGAGGAGCTGAGAGCGGCTGTAGAGACTCACAAG CGCTCTGCACGGGCAGCAGTGGACAACGCTGAGAGAATCTTTACTGAGCTCATACACTCCAATAAGAGAACCCAGTCCGAGGTGACACAGCTGATCAGAAATCAGGAAAAGATTTTAGTAAGTGGAGCTGAAGGACGACTGGAGCGACTGGAGCAGGAGATGAATGATCTGAGGAGGGGAAACACTGAGCTGGATCAGCTTTCATGCACAAATAATCATATCCGTTTCCTCCAG ATTTTCCAGTCTCTCACTGTTCCTCCTGGATCTACAGACTCATCCAGCATCAGTTCTGGTCCCTGTTTTGATGATTTGGTAACAGTTGTCTCCGAGTTGAAAGAGAAACTGCAGCAGACTGTAAAAAAATCGAAACAAATCATGCATCGAAAAG TAAGATACATCAACGTGATTTCCACACCAGAATACAAGAGCAGGAATGAGTTCCTACAAT ATTACCAGCGCTTGACATTGGACTCAGACACAGCTTATGAATGTCTGAGGCTATCTGATGGGAACAGAATGGTGACTAGGATGAAGAAACCACTGCACTATcttgatcatccagacagatttgatagTTTTGCTCAGGTATTGTGTAAAGATAGTGTGTCTGGATGCTGTTACTGGGAGTTTGAGAGGAGCAGAAACGGAATGTGTGTATCGGTGTCATACAAAACCATCAGCAGGAAAGGACTGGGAAGTGAGTGCAGTTTTGGATATAAtgatcagtcctggagtttgtaCTGCTCTGACACCAAATGTTTATTCAGGTACAATAGTGAAGAGTCTAAACTCAGAGTAGTGTCCAGCTTGTCTAGAATAGGTGTGTATGTAGaccacagtgcaggaactctgtccTTCTACAGTGTCTctgacacaatgagcctcatttACAGAGTCCACACCACATTCACTCAGCCGCTCTACCCTGGGTTTGAGGTTTACAGTTTTTCACGTGTAAAATTGTGTGATCCACCTACCCTGGGTTTGGCAGTTACAGAGACTGACAAGTAA
- the LOC130246639 gene encoding E3 ubiquitin/ISG15 ligase TRIM25-like → MAKSSVSLAQEDQFNCLICLDLLKDPVAIPCGHSYCMSCISGCWDQDEQRGVYSCPQCRQTFTPRPALGKNTILAEVVENIRKRKLESARPAQCYSESAEVECDVCTGRKNKAVKSCLVCLESYCQIHFERHEEFHSRKQHKVTDATGRLQEMICPQHDRLLEMYCRTDQCCICMLCLMNEHKTHETVLPAEERAEKQKHFKETLQPKMEERQVGQQMLRTTVKSHKRSAQAAVDNTEAMFNELIQFIERTRSDVTQLIREQEKASVSEAEGRLKRLEQEIDDLRRRGAELEQLSCTNNDIYFLQSFQSLSVPPGSTDSSSISSRLSFDDLITLVSQLKEKLQQTVKEEKAKLFQTVECINVIPTPKVKNRRNKLLQYYKQLTLDSNTAFKSLRLSEGNRVATRLRYALRYPNHPDRFDRFGQVLCTESVRRRCYWEVEWSGRGMCVSVSYKTIKRKGWGNECLFGCNDQSWSLYCSDTRCLFRHNNQGTELPIVSSSSRIGVYVDHSAGTLSFYSISDTKSLIHKVHTTFTKPLYPGFEVYSCSEVKLCDQA, encoded by the exons ATGGCAAAATCCAGTGTTTCTTTGGCTCAGGAGGATCAGTTCAACTGTTTAATTTGTCTGGATCTACTGAAGGATCCAGTGGCCATTCCCTGTGGACACAGTTACtgtatgagctgtatttcaggcTGCTGGGATCAGGATGAGCAGAGGGGAGTCTACAGCTGCCCTCAGTGCAGACAGACCTTCACTCCAAGACCTGCTTTAGGGAAAAACACCATACTGGCAGAAGTGGTGGAGAATATCAGGAAGAGAAAACTAGAATCTGCTCGTCCTGCTCAGTGCTACTCTGAATCTGCAGAGGTGGAGTGTGACGTTTGTACTGGGAGAAAAAATAAAGCTGTGAAGTCCTGTCTAGTGTGTCTGGAATCTTATTGTCAGATTCATTTTGAACGTCATGAAGAATTTCACTCTAGAAAGCAACACAAAGTGACTGATGCCACTGGACGACTGCAGGAGATGATCTGCCCTCAACATGACAGACTGCTAGAAATGTACTGCAGAACTGACCAGTGCTGTATTTGCATGCTGTGCTTGATGAATGAACACAAGACCCATGAAACTGTATTACCAGCTGAAGAGAGAgcagagaaacag AAACATTTTAAAGAGACACTTCAGCCAAAAATGGAGGAGAGACAGGTGGGGCAACAGATGCTGAGAACGACTGTAAAGTCTCACAAG CGCTCTGCACAGGCAGCAGTGGACAACACTGAGGCAATGTTTAATGAGCTCATCCAGTTCATTGAGAGAACCCGCTCCGACGTGACACAGCTGATCAGAGAACAGGAAAAGGCTTCAGTGAGTGAAGCTGAAGGACGACTGAAGCGACTGGAGCAGGAGATCGATGATCTGAGGAGGAGAGGCGCTGAGCTGGAGCAGCTTTCATGCACAAACAATGACATCTATTTCCTCCAG AGTTTCCAGTCTCTCTCTGTTCCTCCTGGATCTACAGACTCATCCAGCATCAGTTCTCGTCTCTCTTTTGATGATTTGATAACGTTGGTCTCTCAGCTGAAAGAGAAACTCCAGCAGACTGTTAAGGAAGAGAAAGCAAAGTTATTTCAAACAG TGGAATGCATCAATGTGATTCCCACCCCTAAAGTCAAGAACAGGAGGAATAAGTTACTACAAT ATTACAAGCAGCTGACATTGGACTCAAACACAGCTTTTAAATCCTTGAGGCTGTCTGAGGGGAACAGAGTGGCGACCAGATTGAGATATGCTCTGCGGTATCCTAATCACCCTGACAGATTTGATCGTTTTGGTCAGGTATTGTGTACAGAGAGTGTCCGtagacgctgttactgggaggttGAGTGGAGTGGCAGAGGAATGTGTGTATCAGTATCATACAAGACCATAAAAAGAAAAGGATGGGGAAATGAATGTCTTTTTGGATGTAATGATCAGTCTTGGAGTTTGTACTGCTCTGACACCAGATGTTTATTCAGGCACAATAACCAAGGGACTGAACTCCCAATAGTGTCCAGCTCATCTAGAATAGGAGTgtatgtggatcacagtgcaggaactctgtccTTCTACAGCATCTCTGACACAAAGAGCCTCATTCACAAAGTCCACACCACATTCACTAAGCCGCTCTACCCTGGGTTTGAGGTTTACAGTTGTTCTGAAGTAAAATTGTGTGATCAAGCATAA
- the LOC130246657 gene encoding E3 ubiquitin/ISG15 ligase TRIM25-like, translated as MAESSVSLAQEDQFNCSICLDLLKDPAAIPCGHSYCMSCISGYWDQDEQKGVYSCPQCRQTFTTRPALGKNTMLAEAARPSQCYSESADVECDICTGDKNKAVKSCLVCLESYCQTHFESHEEFHSRKCHKVTDPTGRLQEMICPQHDRLLEMYCRTDQRCICILCLMNEHKTHETVLPAEERAEKQKHFKETLQQRVEEKEKECEELRAAVESHKRSAQTAVEDTERIFTELIRSIERTHCEVTQLIRDQEKAAVNESERQLEKKEQEIDNLRRSGAELEQLSHTDHHIHFLQSFQSLSVPPGSTDSTSVSSCLSFDDLLMLVSQLKGTLQQALKEEKENIFHTARYISVIPTAEYESRNEFLQYYQQLTLDSNTAYKYLRLSEGNRVATRLQRVQPYPDHPDRFDGSCQVMCRERVCGRCYWEVEWRGCIETSVSYQSMSRKERKSECRFGRNDQSWSVYCSDSRCFFRHNNQEFKLPIVSSSSRIGVYVDHSAGTLSFYSVSDTMSLIYRVHTTFTQPLYPGFAVFRDSRVKLCDQA; from the exons ATGGCAGAATCCAGTGTTTCTTTGGCTCAGGAGGATCAGTTCAACTGTTCAATCTGTCTGGATCTACTGAAGGATCCAGCGGCCATTCCCTGTGGACACAGTTACtgtatgagctgtatttcaggcTACTGGGATCAGGATGAGCAGAAGGGAGTCTACAGCTGCCCTCAGTGCAGACAGACTTTCACTACAAGACCTGCTTTAGGGAAAAACACCATGCTGGCTGAAGCTGCTCGTCCTTCTCAATGCTACTCTGAATCTGCAGATGTGGAGTGTGACATTTGTACCGGAGACAAAAATAAAGCTGTTAAATCTTGTCTGGTGTGTCTGGAATCTTACTGTCAGACTCACTTTGAAAGTCATGAGGAATTTCACTCTAGAAAGTGTCACAAAGTGACTGATCCTACTGGACGACTGCAGGAGATGATCTGCCCTCAACATGACAGACTGCTAGAAATGTACTGCAGAACTGACCAGCGCTGTATTTGCATTTTGTGTTTGATGAATGAACACAAAACCCATGAAACTGTATTACCAGCTGAAGAGAGAGCAGAGAAACAG AAACATTTTAAAGAGACACTTCAGCAGAGAGTGGAGGAGAAAGAGAAGGAGTGTGAGGAGCTGAGAGCGGCTGTAGAGTCTCACAAG CGCTCTGCACAGACAGCAGTGGAGGACACTGAGAGGATCTTTACTGAGCTCATCCGCTCCATCGAGAGAACCCACTGTGAGGTGACACAGCTGATCAGAGATCAGGAAAAGGCTGCAGTGAATGAATCTGAAAGACAACTGGAAAAAAAGGAGCAGGAGATTGATAATCTGAGGAGGAGTGGCGCTGAGCTGGAGCAGCTTTCACACACAGACCATCACATACATTTCCTCCAG AGTTTCCAGTCTCTCTCTGTTCCTCCTGGGTCTACAGACTCAACCAGCGTCAGTTCCTGTCTTTCTTTTGATGATTTGCTAATGTTGGTCTCTCAGCTGAAAGGGACACTGCAGCAGGCTTTGAAAGAAGAGaaggaaaacatatttcacacAG CGAGATACATCAGTGTGATTCCCACCGCTGAATACGAGAGCAGGAATGAGTTCCTACAAT ATTACCAGCAGCTGACACTGGACTCCAACACAGCTTATAAATATCTTAGGCTGTCTGAGGGGAACAGAGTGGCGACTAGGTTGCAACGTGTTCAGCcatatcctgatcatccagacagatttgatggtTCCTGTCAGGTGATGtgcagagagagagtgtgtggacgctgttactgggaggttGAGTGGAGAGGTTGTATCGAAACATCAGTGTCCTACCAGAGCATGAGCAGGAAGGAACGGAAAAGTGAGTGTAGATTTGGACGTAATGATCAGTCCTGGAGTGTGTATTGCTCTGACTCCCGATGTTTTTTCAGGCACAATAACCAAGAGTTTAAACTACCAATAGTGTCCAGCTCGTCTAGAATAGGAGTgtatgtggatcacagtgcaggaactctgtccTTTTACAGCGTCTctgacacaatgagcctcatttACAGAGTCCACACCACATTCACTCAGCCGCTCTACCCTGGGTTTGCGGTTTTCCGTGATTCACGAGTAAAACTGTGTGATCAAGCATAA
- the LOC130246647 gene encoding tripartite motif-containing protein 16-like translates to MAESSVSLAQEDQFNCLICLDLLKDPVAIPCGHSYCKSCISGYWDQDEQKGVYSCPQCRQTFTARPALGKNTILVEVVENIRKRKLQAVDVECDVCTGRKYNAVKYCLVCLESYCQTHFEQHEEFHSKKRHKVTDATGRLQEMICPQHDRLLEMYCRTDQRCICMLCLMNKHKTHETVLPAEERAEKQKHFKETLQQRVEEKQKECEELRAALESHKRSAQAAVEDTERIFTELIRSIERSRSEVTQLIRDQEKASVSGAEGRLQRLEQEIDDLWRRGIELEQLSHTDHHIIFLQSFQSLSVPPASADSSSIRSRLSFDSLKTFISRVKEKLQQDFKEEKEKISGTVRHIRMIPTPEYESRNEFLPYYQRLTLDSNTAYKSLRLSEGNRVVTRMKKPQQYPHHPDRFDSFTQVLCGERVCGRCYWEVEWRGDVEISVSYQSISRKGLGNECIFGCNDQSWSLQCSDFSCIFWHNSKPTKLSVVSSSYRIGVYVDHSAGTLSFYSVSDTMSLIHRVHTTFTQPLYPGFGFYKDSQLKLCDLV, encoded by the exons ATGGCAGAATCCAGTGTTTCTTTGGCTCAGGAGGATCAGTTCAACTGTTTAATCTGTCTGGATCTTCTGAAGGATCCAGTGGCCATTCCCTGTGGACACAGTTACTGTAAGAGCTGTATTTCAGGCTACTGGGATCAGGATGAGCAGAAGGGAGTCTACAGCTGCCCTCAGTGCAGACAGACCTTCACCGCAAGACCTGCTTTAGGTAAAAACACCATACTGGTTGAAGTGGTGGAGAATATCAGGAAGAGAAAACTACAAGCTGTAGATGTGGAGTGTGATGTTTGTACTGGTAGAAAATATAATGCTGTCAAGTACTGTCTTGTTTGTCTGGAATCTTACTGTCAGACTCACTTTGAACAACACGAGGAATTTCACTCTAAAAAGCGACACAAAGTGACTGATGCCACTGGACGACTGCAGGAGATGATCTGCCCTCAACATGACAGACTGCTAGAAATGTACTGCAGAACTGACCAGCGCTGTATTTGCATGCTGTGCTTGATGAATAAACACAAAACCCATGAAACTGTATTACCAGCTGAAGAGAGAGCAGAGAAACAG aaacattttaaagAGACACTTCAGCAGAGAGTGGAGGAGAAACAGAAGGAGTGTGAGGAGCTGAGAGCGGCTCTAGAGTCTCACAAG CGCTCTGCACAGGCAGCAGTGGAGGACACTGAGAGGATCTTTACTGAGCTCATCCGCTCCATTGAGAGAAGCCGCTCTGAGGTGACACAGCTGATCAGAGATCAGGAAAAGGCTTCAGTGAGTGGAGCTGAAGGACGACTGCAGCGACTGGAGCAGGAGATTGATGATCTGTGGAGGAGAGGCATTGAGCTGGAGCAGCTTTCACACACAGACCATCACATCATTTTCCTCCAG AGTTTCCAGTCTCTCTCTGTTCCTCCTGCATCTGCAGACTCATCCAGCATCCGTTCTCGTCTCTCTTTTgatagtttaaaaacatttatctCTCGGGTAAAAGAGAAATTGCAGCAGGATTttaaagaagagaaagaaaaaatatctGGGACAG TACGACACATCAGGATGATTCCCACACCTGAATATGAGAGCAGGAACGAGTTCCTACCAT ATTACCAGCGCTTGACATTGGACTCAAACACAGCTTATAAATCCCTGAGGCTGTCTGAGGGAAACAGAGTGGTGACTAGAATGAAGAAACCACAACAGTATCCTCATCACCCAGACAGATTTGATAGTTTTACTCAGGTGTTGTGCGGAGAGAgagtgtgtggacgctgttactgggaggttGAGTGGAGAGGTGATGTGGAAATATCAGTGTCATACCAGAGCATCAGCAGGAAGGGACTGGGAAATGAGTGTATTTTCGGTTGTAAtgatcagtcctggagtttgcaatgttctgacttcagctgcataTTCTGGCACAATAGCAAACCCACTAAACTGTCAGTAGTGTCCAGCTCGTATAGAATAGGAGTgtatgtggatcacagtgcaggaactctgtccTTCTACAGTGTCTctgacacaatgagcctcattcACAGAGTCCACACCACGTTCACTCAGCCGCTCTACCCTGGGTTTGGCTTTTACAAGGATTCACAACTAAAATTGTGTGACTTGGTGTAA